The DNA sequence TCTCGATGCGCCAAACCTTGATGAATGGCCGAAGGTGGACTGGGCGCCCGACAGCTCGGCGCGGCATGTCGATCTCGATACGCTGACGGCGGAGGACGTACGCAGCTGGAAGCAGGGTGATCGTCTGTTGCTGAATGGCAAGATGCTCACCGGGCGGGACGCGGCGCACAAGCGGATCAAGGACATGCTCGAAGCTGGCGAAGAGCTGCCGGTCGAGTTTCGCGGGCGGGTGATCTATTACGTCGGCCCCGTCGACCCGGTGGGCGCGGAGATCGTGGGCCCTGCCGGCCCCACCACCGCCACGCGGATGGACAAGTTCACGCGCATGATGCTGGAACAGGGATTGCTCGCCATGGTCGGCAAGGCAGAGCGCGGGCTCATGGCTGTGGAAGCGATCCGCGACCACCAGAGCGCCTATCTGATGGCGGTGGGCGGTGCGGCCTATCTGGTGTCGCGTGCCATCAAGGGCAGCAAGGTGGTGGGCTTCGAAGATCTGGGCATGGAAGCCATCTACGAATTCGAGGTGCGCGATTTCCCCGTCACCGTCGCGGTGGATAGCGAAGGCAGCAATGTCCACGCGCTGGCGCCGCTGCACTGGCGCCGCAGGATCGCCGAAGAAAAGCTGCTGGAAGGAGCATGACCTGCGGCGCAGGGTGTTCGACCAAGGCATGATGGTGCTCGACAGCCGGGCTGGCAGTGTGGCGGCCGGCGAGAGTAAGGCTGCGCGATGAACAGCACGCGCCCTGAGGATCCGGTGGTCCGGGTTCCGTTCAAGACGGTGCTGGCCTCGATCGTCGGGCTTTGGTTGTGCTATTTCGCGCTGACCACTCTGCGCGGGCAGCTGCTTGATCTCGGGCTGGAGCGGGAGCTGCTGTGGCGGCGCTCGCTGGCTTGCCTTGCGGGCATGGTCATCACCCTGGGCCTCTGGCTGGTCCTGCGCCTGTTCGACGCGAAGCCGCTGTGGGCGAAGATCACCGCGGCGCTGATCTTGTCGGCGCCGGTTGCTCTGCTGATCGCGCAGGCTAACCAGATGCTGTTCGCCAGCCTGTCCGACCACTATCTCCAGCAGAAGGTGGCGGAGCAGGGCTACAGCCTGCGCCGGTCCGAAAATGGCGAGATCCTGATCGACATCCCCGGCTTCACCGTCGCCGGGGCTCCGGCCAACAGCCATGCAAGCCTGCCCGCCTCGGCGCTTCTGGGAACGGCGCAGCAGCAGGTGGCAGAGATTGCCTTCGGCCGTTATTCGCTGCTGCTTGCCTGGTGCGCGCTCTACCTCGCGCTGTTGACGGGGGAGAAGGCGCGCGCGGCAGAGCGGCGTGAGGGCGCCTATCGCAGGGCGGCCAAGGCGGCGGAACTGCGGAGCCTGCGCTATCAGGTCAATCCGCATTTTCTGTTCAACACGCTCAATTCCCTGTCCGCGCTGGTGCTGACCGGCAAGACGCAGGCGGCCGAACGGATGATCCAGACGATCTCGACGTTCTATCGTCGCAGCCTGGCCGATGACCCGACCTCCGATGTGCCACTCAGCGAGGAATTCGCCCTGCAGAAGCTCTATCTCGACATAGAGGCGGTGCGGTTTCCCCGGCGCCTGCAGGCGGAATACGACCTGCCCGACGGACTGGAAGACGCGAAGGTGCCGGGCATGATCCTCCAGCCGCTGGTGGAAAACTCGGTAAAGCACGCGGTCAATCCCACGTCCGGCAAGGTGACGATTACGCTGGCGGCGCGGGAGGAATATGGCCGGCTAGTGGTCACGGTGGCCGACGACGGAAAAGGCGATGGAGGTGCGGCGACGCGACAGGGCTACGGGATCGGCCTTGCCAATGTGCGGGAACGGCTGGAAGCGCGCTTCGGCGAGCACGCCAGCGTGGTTTCCGGACGCACAGAGGAAGGCTATTCCACCACCTTGCGGATGCCGATTGCGCGGCAAAGGGAGGACAAGGCTTGAGCGAGCGGGATGGCGCCTTGCGCACGCTGATCGTGGATGACGAACCGCTGGCGGTGGAACGCATGCAGGTGTTGTGCGCCGAGCTGGACCAGCTCGCCGTCGTGGGCACCGCGAGCGATGGCGAGGCGGCGCTACGCCTTGCCGAGAAGCTGAAGCCCGATCTGCTGCTCCTCGACATGACCATGCCGGGCATGGATGGCCTCACGGTCGCGCGGCGGCTCGGCAAGTCCGCCAACCCGCCGGCAATCATCTTCGTAACCGCTCATGAGGATTTCGCGGTCGAGGCCTTCGATCTCGAAGCGGTGGATTACGTGCTGAAGCCGGTGGCGGGGGAACGGCTCGAGCGGGCGATCGACCGCGCGGTGAATCGCCGCGACCACGCGCCCGCCGATCGCGAGGACTGGCTTAGGGAGTTCTGGGTGCCTCACCGCTCCGAATTGCTGCGCATCGAAGCGGCACTGGTGGAGAGGATCGATGCGGAGCGGGATTACGTCCGCCTGCATGTGGGGGATCGCAGCTATCTGCTGCTGCAGACCATCGCCGGACTGGAAGGGCGGCTCGATCCCGCCGAATTTATCCGCATCCACCGCTCTACCATCCTCCGCCGCGACCGGATTCGCGGGCTGCGGCACGAGGGGCTGGGCGTGTGGGCGGCGGAACTGATCGATGGCGAGATGCTGCGGATCGGCCGCACCTATCTGCGCAAGGTCAAGGCGATGGCCGGCCGGTGACCCGCGGTTGGCATTAATGCGACACAGTAAGGGCGCCGCTCGCAAGAGAGGCGCCCCGTGTTGCCGCCGATCGGCCTATTTTCCGATCAGCCACCGAATTGCGTATCCGCCACCGCCACCCGCTGCGCCATCTGCACGGCCATGTCCTGACGGGTGTAGCGATAGCAG is a window from the Altererythrobacter sp. B11 genome containing:
- a CDS encoding sensor histidine kinase, yielding MNSTRPEDPVVRVPFKTVLASIVGLWLCYFALTTLRGQLLDLGLERELLWRRSLACLAGMVITLGLWLVLRLFDAKPLWAKITAALILSAPVALLIAQANQMLFASLSDHYLQQKVAEQGYSLRRSENGEILIDIPGFTVAGAPANSHASLPASALLGTAQQQVAEIAFGRYSLLLAWCALYLALLTGEKARAAERREGAYRRAAKAAELRSLRYQVNPHFLFNTLNSLSALVLTGKTQAAERMIQTISTFYRRSLADDPTSDVPLSEEFALQKLYLDIEAVRFPRRLQAEYDLPDGLEDAKVPGMILQPLVENSVKHAVNPTSGKVTITLAAREEYGRLVVTVADDGKGDGGAATRQGYGIGLANVRERLEARFGEHASVVSGRTEEGYSTTLRMPIARQREDKA
- a CDS encoding LytR/AlgR family response regulator transcription factor, yielding MQVLCAELDQLAVVGTASDGEAALRLAEKLKPDLLLLDMTMPGMDGLTVARRLGKSANPPAIIFVTAHEDFAVEAFDLEAVDYVLKPVAGERLERAIDRAVNRRDHAPADREDWLREFWVPHRSELLRIEAALVERIDAERDYVRLHVGDRSYLLLQTIAGLEGRLDPAEFIRIHRSTILRRDRIRGLRHEGLGVWAAELIDGEMLRIGRTYLRKVKAMAGR